Proteins encoded together in one Calditrichota bacterium window:
- a CDS encoding acetate--CoA ligase family protein, translated as MSTQSPPVSDLNPIFKPRSIAVVGAGRRPGTIGRDLLKKLLDFGFNGIVYPVNPTARFINSMRAYRSVLEIPDTVDMAVICVPKELAMQAVDDCGRKDIKSIIMITAGFAETGEEGAKLERKLLEKVKSYGIRMIGPNSMGVINTDPEVSMDATFAGPKPVPGNIGFLSQSGALGVAILERTTGMMLGLSSFVSLGNRTDVSVDDVLAFWRDDNRTDLVLLYIESFGNAQRFIQVARDMVRTRPIIAVKSGRTGAGARAASSHTASLAATDVAVDAIFESAGILRVDTVEKLFDYAQAFATQPLPKGKRVAVISNGGGPAILATDAVEGAGLTMTEFSPETTAKLKSVLADLASARNPVDMVSSAGTIHFETVVNEVLNDPNVDAAIVLFVLPVTTDSSDIARGIASAYTKNKHLGKPVLVCFMTRDGDLTGTPILRKAGLPVYIFPESAVHSLAAMHHYREIRDRRHGAYRTFEDVNKDKVAKILKKAASEDRSQLNPDEVMDILAAYKFPLISSVHVKKREALVETATKIGFPVVMKIDAEGITHKSDVGGVRLNLRDAKEVETAYDEIAAALSKLKNPPSKWSVILEPMISGGREIVMGITSDPVFGPLIMVGMGGIYVEVLKDVSFRLAPLADTDIESMLTRLRGYPILKGVRGEKSVDFDRVTELLQRLSQLATDFTEIKELDINPILAFPQSEKCVVVDARIKT; from the coding sequence ATGTCAACTCAATCACCACCTGTATCTGATCTAAATCCTATTTTCAAACCTCGTTCGATTGCCGTCGTCGGCGCGGGACGCAGGCCAGGCACCATAGGCCGCGACTTACTTAAGAAGCTGCTCGATTTCGGTTTCAACGGTATTGTCTATCCTGTCAATCCAACGGCACGTTTCATCAACTCGATGCGCGCTTACCGCAGTGTTTTGGAAATCCCGGACACAGTGGACATGGCCGTGATTTGTGTTCCGAAAGAACTCGCTATGCAAGCCGTGGACGACTGCGGCCGCAAAGATATCAAGTCAATCATCATGATCACTGCGGGCTTCGCCGAAACTGGAGAAGAAGGAGCGAAACTCGAACGAAAGTTGCTGGAAAAAGTAAAGTCTTACGGCATTCGTATGATCGGCCCCAATAGCATGGGTGTGATCAACACGGATCCCGAAGTGAGTATGGATGCGACGTTTGCCGGACCCAAACCCGTTCCCGGCAACATAGGTTTTCTGTCGCAAAGCGGCGCGCTCGGCGTGGCGATTCTCGAACGCACGACGGGCATGATGCTTGGACTTTCTTCTTTTGTCAGTCTCGGTAACCGCACCGACGTATCGGTTGACGACGTACTCGCTTTTTGGCGCGACGACAACCGCACCGATTTAGTCCTGCTCTATATTGAGAGTTTCGGCAACGCGCAGCGATTTATTCAAGTCGCACGGGACATGGTTCGCACTCGCCCTATCATCGCCGTAAAATCCGGCCGAACGGGTGCGGGCGCGCGAGCCGCAAGTTCGCACACGGCAAGCCTTGCTGCAACCGACGTAGCAGTGGATGCGATCTTCGAGTCGGCGGGCATCCTACGAGTCGACACGGTTGAAAAACTCTTCGACTACGCACAAGCGTTTGCTACACAGCCGCTCCCGAAAGGCAAGCGAGTCGCGGTTATCTCGAACGGAGGCGGCCCCGCCATCTTAGCGACTGATGCTGTCGAGGGCGCAGGATTGACCATGACCGAGTTCTCCCCGGAAACCACGGCAAAACTCAAAAGTGTGCTTGCCGATTTGGCCAGCGCGCGCAATCCCGTCGACATGGTTTCCAGCGCGGGAACGATTCACTTTGAAACGGTCGTAAATGAAGTATTAAACGATCCCAACGTAGACGCGGCAATCGTTTTGTTCGTGTTGCCCGTTACCACGGATTCCAGCGACATCGCGCGTGGTATCGCCAGCGCCTATACCAAGAACAAACATCTCGGTAAGCCGGTTCTGGTTTGTTTCATGACTCGTGACGGGGACTTGACAGGCACCCCCATTTTGCGCAAGGCCGGGCTGCCTGTTTATATCTTTCCCGAATCCGCCGTCCATTCTTTGGCGGCGATGCACCACTACCGTGAAATTCGTGATCGCAGACACGGAGCCTACCGCACTTTCGAAGATGTCAACAAGGACAAAGTTGCCAAGATTCTCAAGAAGGCAGCATCCGAAGATCGTTCTCAGTTGAATCCTGATGAAGTGATGGATATTCTTGCGGCCTACAAGTTCCCGCTGATTTCGTCCGTTCATGTCAAGAAGCGCGAAGCCCTCGTTGAGACGGCAACGAAGATCGGTTTCCCGGTAGTCATGAAGATTGATGCCGAAGGGATTACACACAAGTCTGACGTCGGCGGTGTACGTTTGAATCTCCGCGATGCCAAGGAAGTCGAAACAGCCTACGACGAAATTGCTGCCGCGCTGTCAAAACTCAAGAATCCGCCTTCAAAATGGTCAGTCATTCTCGAACCGATGATTTCCGGCGGCAGAGAAATTGTCATGGGAATCACTTCGGATCCTGTTTTCGGTCCCTTGATCATGGTCGGAATGGGCGGTATCTATGTTGAAGTACTCAAAGACGTCAGCTTTAGACTTGCTCCGCTTGCCGACACGGACATCGAGAGCATGCTGACCCGTCTGCGCGGCTATCCGATTTTGAAAGGCGTACGGGGAGAAAAGTCCGTCGATTTCGACCGTGTGACGGAGTTGCTCCAACGACTCTCGCAGCTCGCCACGGATTTCACTGAGATCAAGGAGCTTGATATCAATCCGATTCTCGCCTTCCCGCAATCTGAGAAGTGTGTAGTCGTGGACGCCCGCATCAAAACATAG
- a CDS encoding 4Fe-4S dicluster domain-containing protein yields MSVPTTPRVEVVPHLCKACQRCVEVCKPAVLETNLERAFNELGYQWVVYSGDGCTGCGACFYACPEPGAIIVYKKEQNGSTP; encoded by the coding sequence ATGTCAGTACCCACTACACCTAGGGTTGAAGTCGTCCCGCATCTCTGCAAAGCATGTCAAAGATGCGTCGAAGTATGCAAGCCCGCCGTGCTGGAAACCAATCTTGAACGAGCCTTCAATGAACTGGGCTATCAATGGGTGGTTTACTCGGGCGACGGCTGCACGGGTTGCGGAGCGTGTTTCTACGCGTGCCCCGAGCCCGGCGCGATCATTGTGTACAAGAAAGAACAAAACGGCTCGACTCCTTGA
- the vorB gene encoding 3-methyl-2-oxobutanoate dehydrogenase subunit VorB, protein MSMELIKANEAVVKAAVLAGCTQYYGYPITPASEVAMAAAKYLPKVGGTFLQAESEVAAINMVYGAAGAGARVMTASSGPGISLKQEGVSYIAAAELPCVIIDVMRAGPGLGNIWPEQGDWNQVIHGGGHGNYKCLVFTPNCAQEMADLTILAFDLAEKYRMPAYILTDAYIGQMMEPVEFPKVRKQAERRDYALYADHESKDHLVSSIFMTTSGLEDHNFHLQKKYAEVEENEVRYQEIQVEDAELVMIGYGFISRLLQSVVDNLRAEGHKVGLLRPITAFPFCSKRLKELADQGKKFLDIELSNGQMLRDVQLAIGNDKPLYFYNRMGGMVPSVEELTEVARRYLK, encoded by the coding sequence ATTTCTATGGAATTAATCAAAGCAAATGAAGCCGTTGTCAAGGCCGCGGTACTCGCGGGTTGCACGCAGTACTACGGCTATCCGATTACGCCGGCGTCGGAAGTCGCGATGGCTGCCGCCAAGTACTTGCCTAAGGTAGGCGGAACGTTCTTGCAGGCCGAATCCGAAGTAGCGGCAATCAATATGGTCTACGGTGCCGCTGGCGCGGGCGCGCGTGTCATGACCGCGTCGTCAGGCCCGGGAATTTCTCTGAAGCAAGAAGGCGTGTCCTATATTGCGGCGGCTGAATTGCCGTGCGTCATCATCGACGTCATGCGCGCCGGTCCGGGCTTGGGAAACATTTGGCCGGAGCAAGGCGATTGGAATCAAGTGATACATGGCGGCGGACACGGCAACTACAAGTGCCTCGTGTTCACACCCAACTGCGCGCAGGAAATGGCTGACCTGACGATTCTCGCGTTTGATCTTGCCGAGAAGTACCGCATGCCCGCCTACATCTTGACCGATGCCTATATCGGCCAGATGATGGAACCGGTCGAGTTTCCGAAGGTTCGCAAGCAAGCGGAGCGCCGGGACTACGCGCTCTACGCGGACCACGAATCAAAGGACCACCTGGTCTCGTCGATCTTTATGACCACGAGCGGACTCGAAGACCACAATTTCCATCTTCAGAAGAAGTACGCGGAAGTTGAGGAAAACGAAGTTCGCTATCAGGAAATCCAAGTCGAAGACGCCGAACTCGTGATGATCGGCTACGGTTTTATTTCGCGTTTGCTGCAATCCGTTGTCGACAATCTGCGCGCCGAGGGCCACAAGGTCGGGCTGCTGAGACCGATTACGGCATTTCCGTTTTGCTCGAAGAGACTTAAAGAGCTTGCCGATCAAGGAAAGAAATTCCTCGACATCGAACTCTCGAACGGCCAAATGCTGCGCGACGTACAGTTGGCTATTGGCAATGACAAACCGCTTTATTTCTACAACCGCATGGGCGGCATGGTCCCGTCCGTGGAAGAGTTGACCGAAGTTGCGCGCCGCTATTTGAAGTAG
- a CDS encoding 2-oxoacid:acceptor oxidoreductase family protein encodes MSINVLEKPHTFYEHFDRKGGPKDTTHYCPGCGHGNVHKLIAETIDDMGLADRAVFVSPVGCSVFAYYYFDVGNIQAAHGRAPAVGTGVKRTRPNSIVISYQGDGDLASIGTAEIIHAANRGEQMTVFFINNAIYGMTGGQMAATSLMGQKTVTTPYGRSEENEGFPIHMAELIATLQAPVFVARTHLADLKGIMNTRKCVRKAVQAQIDHKGFTFVEILSPCPTGWKMDTHAACDFISKEMLPVFPDKVFKDVIAEREVHPHEVREYSDEEVFDSLELGQLGEPFPYDKTFIDGFKTMGFKFAGFGGQGVLTAGAVLAALGMQEHLKVSWIPSYGPEMRGGTANCSVFMSKDPVGSPMVVDPDVLAVMNDPSFDAFEDTVKSGGLMIVNSSIIARKSKRTDVDVLYIPLTEIANDLGLKAAANMVLLGAFIEYTKLMPLDHLKTIVPRGIKRKALGEQNILAVEAGAKWVRENAFAQKPEPSLTA; translated from the coding sequence ATGAGCATCAATGTACTTGAAAAACCCCATACATTCTACGAACACTTCGATCGCAAAGGCGGCCCCAAAGACACGACGCACTATTGCCCCGGCTGCGGTCACGGCAATGTGCACAAATTGATTGCCGAGACCATCGACGACATGGGTCTTGCGGATCGCGCCGTCTTCGTGTCACCCGTCGGCTGCTCCGTCTTCGCGTACTATTACTTTGACGTAGGCAACATTCAGGCCGCTCACGGCCGCGCTCCCGCAGTCGGCACAGGTGTCAAACGCACGCGTCCCAATTCAATTGTGATCTCGTATCAGGGTGACGGCGACCTTGCATCGATTGGTACCGCGGAAATTATCCATGCTGCCAACCGCGGCGAACAGATGACGGTCTTCTTCATCAACAATGCTATCTACGGCATGACCGGCGGGCAAATGGCCGCCACGAGCTTGATGGGGCAAAAAACGGTGACGACACCCTACGGCCGCTCGGAAGAAAACGAAGGTTTCCCGATTCATATGGCCGAGTTGATCGCGACGCTGCAAGCACCGGTCTTCGTCGCGCGCACGCATCTTGCCGATCTGAAAGGCATCATGAATACGCGTAAGTGCGTCCGCAAGGCGGTCCAAGCGCAAATCGACCACAAGGGCTTTACTTTCGTGGAGATACTCTCGCCCTGTCCGACAGGCTGGAAGATGGACACGCATGCTGCTTGCGATTTTATCTCAAAAGAAATGCTGCCTGTTTTTCCGGACAAGGTCTTCAAGGATGTGATAGCCGAACGCGAAGTCCATCCGCATGAAGTTCGTGAATACTCGGATGAAGAAGTTTTTGATTCGCTGGAGCTCGGTCAACTTGGCGAGCCGTTCCCCTATGACAAGACGTTCATCGACGGTTTCAAGACCATGGGCTTCAAATTCGCGGGCTTCGGCGGACAAGGTGTCCTGACTGCAGGCGCCGTACTTGCGGCGCTGGGTATGCAAGAGCACTTGAAAGTTTCTTGGATACCTTCTTATGGTCCCGAGATGCGCGGCGGAACGGCGAATTGCTCCGTCTTTATGTCGAAAGATCCTGTCGGTTCTCCTATGGTCGTCGATCCTGACGTGCTCGCCGTAATGAATGATCCGTCGTTTGACGCGTTTGAAGACACGGTCAAGTCCGGTGGCCTGATGATCGTAAACAGCTCGATCATCGCTCGCAAGTCCAAACGAACGGATGTTGATGTGCTTTATATTCCGCTGACTGAAATTGCGAATGATCTCGGCTTGAAAGCTGCGGCCAACATGGTGCTGCTCGGCGCTTTTATCGAATACACCAAGCTGATGCCGCTGGATCATTTGAAGACAATCGTCCCCAGGGGTATTAAACGCAAGGCTTTGGGCGAACAGAACATTCTTGCGGTAGAAGCCGGAGCAAAATGGGTGCGTGAAAACGCCTTCGCCCAAAAACCCGAACCGAGCTTGACTGCCTGA